The Osmerus eperlanus chromosome 15, fOsmEpe2.1, whole genome shotgun sequence genome includes a window with the following:
- the zmp:0000000991 gene encoding mucin-2 isoform X2: METELAQPGKMSTRDAVDSRIPGADREETEAREAPDQGRNRTEQNFCTRRRQVVSQSGASGCLVQKEERHGNQTRTGQEVDQSHDNYRRGRELTGLTVGSSGSLTPRVGQGDGHGPSVVLNRKQLQTRFTSYISLRFPPKRRRKSHLKENTPGELRCSVQDTAGPRGVSQVNRRIPHPELSVEPVSHLLSLEKTSHPVQDDVATPPTGSGYLTLDQRHTPCLAFGQQRQTTDNGTTDTGPAAVEAQSLEPPTTDTQQLQPTDTQRCQPTATKSTVNSMTLGVSSELTNLERPDPTGSDTPVAATACTSSPGVDECFGKGSVRVVTRNYSDLDSSSVPALPAAMLSSTVVSVLAPNWATRRRQKKAEQEAQGSQQEVIEGGRLSSLRNTREVTSKTMREPAGERGDTPGSPSQWRAPSLGRGGTQSGHGDSTRPVSPISSSMVSRTAALPLSREQHAQQGISQAGRYGDQLSFLSSKPKTSSLLLSLRRVNSASPSHSKTAPPTLSRSINDRAAGSSIPQSSSASTNDSERERSKSLLSSSSTPYRTKERSWPHHLSTSPNQKEADTSTSHLFSTSPNHQEPEAASFSNPSMTSRVYPTPSYFPKHTTLSSGLKMLSSTELELTKEDNITSSRVSDFLTRPLPWGTQLDSSSWSKNVTKDQSFCSSSSPLRPTNNLNNKIRDNTNNMFPSSDSSNKTVQGIQANINSTWKPQNTNNTNNNYLSQLGHHGNLSKFPDLCANTPPLSLTVTPQEPGDQHTHASHTHTSPTQPTDTLPSHTHTLFQSHQDLSPTDDPGETQVQKPRSLSSVYYNTRMSSALRPTTFSSSTMDLSRTEPGLDRGHSGEHLTQLRSHNPGSLFSSSPASSSSPPVPSSYTPRPCSFSPFSSGPVSTTLCSTDPSPSPSYSSSSTPQPLLPYHTTSNKLSKATPATTPTNTNTTSQPFSPNNSHTPSLSPNTSHTPNSPSPPGFPLSPHSSLTQGMKLRPPVEPREVASRAAWQNSVELHGGETTTRGQRFPPGSPPGLTRPLSPSGRLRSVEGPSIYASLRSGGPSWATSPRSPPAARSSSLPVWRGGRETPRPSHSFPDSAGRKEGEEREREGEKKREEREKERRKKEQKVSAGSSLKFTFDHTGNGASGTIPQRKFSKENTSSSPSNAPLSLQSDFGSRSSKFSPPPYQTLKANSPTRTSPTSPTTYLSKSPSKSLSPSPHYTFPISPPISPYSPILAHKRTSLWDLSKDVVTENNRANHSNNTAQTVQDCVALHSLRTETHVDDITRPSPTPFLSANVDKPLPPSARVTVVETLVYRIPSCSSSSKDGVQLKHSYSGLQAPCTVITNSDPLQIAHRRELTGGISCQSQQISNDSNALGQQCPPTGQIKGNVLEHTDKGWREREIPVTEKKSDREWRERDSPPEALPPSQGNRRGLFRNKRERTASITPAATLARGRETAQTERDKRDVQRREGEAERGERGNERDKRGLTKMDLILQRLKQTFNIKWPNDELPSRRKRTSPPTSDPSATPGAEVASETSNRGRGQGREIQRDSSSSLQPSLAQGSRGEGGGEGGRGGECVQTNRERTGPDIPPEGTGTGHPQVGVLRGQGGDQNRQWSSMIDLSHPDPHRSPLYSPSSPLSRKDWGGDNVFYSPTMQPRWGRKKATSLCEPGDGEIKGQELEVRGRGGVLASYSSYADLKYGLAAGRSISVSSVLSSRPFGPGRISTGPGMVSVSNLTDPDDAAATSGGVAAWVDHSSASKGDWLMSNRSGFRSLPRYSTRGLEVTSPGQVRSTSLDTSHFLWVSEGPPTPPLTPPSRRMSRSPSTSPSSPPCSAGGRVSPDSQASRGHLPSRGYVSSLSAFEESDADSDASSDTTTDDEYYLGDGDAEKETEL; encoded by the exons ATGGAAACAGAACTGGCTCAGCCAGGTAAAATGTCAACACGTGACGCGGTGGATTCTAGAATTCCAGGCGCggacagggaggagacagaagcGCGAGAGGCTCCAGACCAAGGGAGAAACAGAACGGAGCAGAACTTCTGCACAAG GCGACGACAGGTTGTGAGTCAGAGTGGAGCGTCGGGGTGCCTTGTTCAGAAGGAGGAACGCCATGGGAACCAGACCAGGACTGGCCAGGAAGTCGACCAGTCACATGACAACtataggagaggaagagaactcacag GTTTGACTGTTGGATCATCTGGTAGCCTCACACCCAGAGTGGGGCAGGGGGACGGACATGGGCCATCTGTGGTTCTGAACAGGAAACAGCTCCAGACCAGGTTCACCTCCTACATCTCCTTAAGATTTCCACCCAAACGCAGGAGGAAGTCCCACCTCAAAGAAAACACACCAGGAGAACTTAG GTGTTCTGTCCAAGACACAGCAGGTCCCAGGGGGGTCTCACAG GTCAACAGAAGAATCCCTCATCCTGAGCTTTCTGTGGAACCAGTGAGCCACCTACTATCATTGGAAAAAACCTCCCACCCAGTCCAAGACGATGTGGCCACGCCCCCAACAGGAAGTGGATATTTGACATTAGACCAGAGACACACTCCTTGCCTTGCCTTCGGACAGCAGAGACAGACTACAGACAATGGAACCACTGACACAGGCCCAGCAGCTGTAGAAGCACAGAGCCTTGAACCtcccaccacagacacacagcagctccaaccCACTGACACTCAGAGATGTCAACCTACTGCCACAAAAAGTACTGTCAACTCAATGACATTGGGTGTCTCTTCTGAACTAACTAACTTAGAAAGACCAGACCCTACAGGAAGTGACACCCCTGTAGCAGCGACCGCATGCACAAGCTCACCAGGGGTAGATGAGTGTTTTGGTAAAGGATCTGTAAGGGTTGTGACCCGGAACTATTCAGACTTAGACTCTTCAAGCGTTCCAGCCCTCCCGGCAGCCATGTTGTCCTCCACCGTGGTGTCGGTGCTCGCCCCAAACTGGGCCACACGCCGACGACAGAAGAAAGCTGAACAGGAAGCCCAGGgcagccaacaggaagtgaTTGAGGGGGGAAGGCTTTCGTCGTTGCGAAACACCCGGGAGGTAACCTCTAAAACTATGAGAGAGCcagcgggagagaggggggatacgCCTGGTTCCCCATCCCAGTGGAGGGCTCCTTCTCTGGGTCGCGGTGGAACACAGAGCGGTCACGGTGATAGTACCCGCCCtgtctctcccatctcctcttccaTGGTATCACGAACTGCCGCCTTACCCCTCTCTCGAGAACAGCATGCACAACAGGGGATATCCCAGGCAGGTCGTTATGGAGACCAACTGTCATTTCTGAGCTCTAAACCGAAAACTAGTAGCCTGCTTCTTTCTCTTAGAAGGGTCAATTCTGCTAGCCCCTCCCACTCAAAGACAGCCCCTCCCACTCTGTCCAGGTCAATCAATGACAGAGCAGCAGGGTCATCTATACCACAGTCCTCTTCAGCCTCAACCAATGACAGCGAACGAGAGAGGTCAAAGTCCCTCCTTTCGTCATCTTCCACCCCTTACAGGACAAAAGAGAGGTCCTGGCCCCACCATCTATCAACATCCCCCAatcagaaagaagcagacacatCTACGTCACACCTTTTTTCAACCTCACCCAATCACCAGGAACCTGAGGCTGCCTCCTTCTCCAACCCCTCCATGACCTCTAGAGTGTACCCCACCCCTTCCTACTTCCCTAAACACACCACTCTTTCCAGCGGCCTGAAGATGCTGTCCTCCACAGAACTAGAACTGACCAAAGAGGATAACATCACTTCTTCCAGAGTGTCAGACTTCCTGACGAGACCCCTTCCCTGGGGCACCCAGCTTGACTCCTCTTCCTGGAGCAAGAATGTGACCAAGGACCAGAGTTTTTGTAGCTCAAGCTCTCCTCTTCGCCCCACAAACAATCTCAACAACAAGATAAGAGATAACACAAACAATATGTTCCCTTCCTCAGACTCTTCTAATAAGACTGTGCAAGGAATACAAGCCAATATCAACTCAACCTGGAAACCTCAAAACaccaacaacacaaacaacaactaCTTGAGTCAGTTAGGTCATCATGGAAACCTCAGTAAGTTCCCAGACTTGTGTGCTAACACCCCACCGCTCAGCCTAACTGTGACTCCTCAGGAGCCTggggaccagcacacacacgcctcacacactcacacctctcccacacagcccacagacaccctcccctcacacacacacactctgtttcagAGTCACCAGGATCTCAGTCCTACAGACGACCCAGGCGAGACGCAGGTCCAGAAGCCTCGCAGTCTGTCTAGTGTTTACTACAACACTAGGATGAGCAGTGCTCTGAGACCCACCACATTCAGCAGTTCCACCATGGACCTGAGCAGAACAGAACCAGGCCTGGACCGTGGGCACAGTGGAGAACATCTCACTCAGCTCCGCTCACACAACCCTGGATCCttattctcctcctcccctgcctcctcctcctctcccccagtccccTCCAGCTACACCCCCCGACCCTGCAGTTTCAGCCCCTTCTCCTCGGGACCTGTCTCAACAACCCTCTGCTCCACCGACCCTTCACCTTCCCCTAgctactcttcctcctccacccctcagcccctcctTCCTTACCATACCACCTCTAACAAGCTCTCAAAAGCAACACCTGCCACCACGCCCACAAACACTAATACCACTTCTCAGCCTTTCTCTCCCAACAACTCCCACacgccctccctctcacctaaCACTTCCCATACACCCAACTCCCCAAGCCCCCCTGGCTTCCCACTCTCCCCACACAGCTCTCTTACCCAGGGAATGAAACTGCGCCCCCCAGTGGAGCCCAGGGAGGTGGCGTCGCGGGCCGCCTGGCAGAACTCAGTGGAGCTGCACGGCGGGGAAActaccaccagggggcagcgtTTTCCCCCTGGGAGCCCCCCAGGCCTCACCAGGCCCTTGTCCCCCTCCGGACGTCTCCGGAGCGTAGAGGGCCCATCCATCTACGCCTCCCTGCGGTCGGGGGGTCCCTCTTGGGCCACTTCTCCTCGGTCGCCCCCTGCGGCTCGCAGCTCCAGCCTGccagtgtggagggggggcagagaaacACCGCGCCCCTCCCACTCCTTTCCTGACTcagcagggaggaaggagggagaggagagagagagggagggagagaaaaaaagggaggaaagagagaaagagcggaGGAAGAAGGAACAGAAAGTGTCTGCTGGCAGCTCTTTAAAGTTCACGTTTGACCATACTGGGAATGGTGCAAGTGGAACAATACCACAGAGAAAGTTCTCAAAGGAGAacacttcttcctctccctccaatgctcctctctccctccagtcagACTTTGGCAGCAGGTCCAGCAAGttcagcccccctccctaccaAACACTCAAGGCTAACTCCCCAACTCGCACATCCCCAACCTCACCAACCACTTACCTCTCTAAATCACCCTCTaaatccctctccccctccccacactacactttccccatctctcccccaatCTCCCCCTACTCACCCATCCTCGCTCACAAGAGGACTAGCTTGTGGGACCTTTCAAAGGACGTTGTCACAGAGAACAATCGTGCCAACCACAGCAATAACACTGCCCAGACCGTCCAAGATTGTGTGGCTCTCCACTCATTACGCACAGAGACTCATGTTGATGACATCACCAGGCCCTCGCCTACCCCTTTTCTGTCTGCCAATGTGGACaaacctctccccccctctgcacGTGTCACCGTCGTGGAGACACTGGTCTACAGGattccttcctgttcctccagcTCCAAAGATGGCGTCCAACTCAAACACTCCTACTCCGGTCTGCAGGCTCCATGCACTGTCATCACCAACTCTGACCCCTTACAGATAGCACATCGCAGAGAGTTGACTGGAGGAATCAGCTGCCAATCACAGCAGATTTCAAATGACAGTAATGCATTAGGTCAACAGTGCCCTCCCACTGGTCAGATTAAAGGTAACGTGTTGGAGCATACTGacaaaggatggagagagagagagattcctgTTACTGAGAAgaagagtgacagagagtggagagagagagacagtccccCTGaagccctgccccccagccagGGCAACAGAAGAGGACTGTTCAGAAATAAGAGAGAGCGAACGGCTAGTATCACTCCTGCTGCTACACtagctagagggagagagaccgcccagactgagagagataagagagatgtacaaagaagagagggggaggcggagagaggagagaggggaaacgaAAGAGACAAGAGGGGGCTGACCAAGATGGACCTGATCCTCCAGCGACTCAAACAGACGTTCAACATCAAATGGCCAAACGATGAGCTCCCATCGCGACGGAAGAGGACGTCCCCtccgacctctgaccccagcgcTACCCCTGGCGCCGAGGTCGCCTCCGAGACGAGCAACAGAGGACGTGGGCAggggagagaaatacagagagacagcagtagctctctccagccctccttagcccaggggagcagaggggagggaggaggtgaaggaggaagagggggggaatgTGTCCAGACTAACAGAGAAAGGACAGGACcagacattcccccagagggaACCGGGACTGGACATCCACAAGTTGGTGTGTTGAGAGGTCAGGGTGGGGATCAGAACAGACAATGGTCCAGCATGATAGACCTCAGTCACCCAGATCCACACAGGAgccccctctactccccctcatcccccctcagtAGAAAGGATTGGGGGGGTGACAATGTGTTCTACAGCCCCACAATGCAGCCCAgatgggggaggaagaaggCCACCTCCCTCTGTGAGCCAGGGGACGGGGAGATCAAAGGCCAGGAGTtagaggtcaggggtcgggGGGGTGTTCTGGCCTCCTACTCGTCGTACGCGGACCTGAAGTACGGTCTCGCAGCAGGACGCTCAATCTCTGTGAGTTCTGTTCTGTCCTCCAGACCCTTCGGTCCTGGCCGCATCTCAACTGGACCAGGCATGGTCAGTGTCAGCAACCTCACTGACCCTGATGATGCCGCTGCTACGTCTGGAGGGGTCGCTGCCTGGGTGGATCACAGCAGCGCCAGCAAAGGGGATTGGTTAATGTCCAATAGGAGTGGGTTCCGATCACTGCCTAGATACAGCACCAGGGGCTTAGAGGTTACCTCCCCAGGCCAGGTGCGCTCCACCAGCCTGGACACCTCGCACTTCCTGTGGGTCTCAGAGggtcccccaaccccccctctgactcctccctccagacggatgtcccgctcccccagcacttctccctcctcccccccctgctcgGCAGGTGGCAGGGTGTCACCAGACagccaggcctctagggggcaCCTGCCCTCCAGGGGTTATGtatccagcctctcagccttcGAGGAGTCGGATGCAGACTCGGATGCcagctctgacaccaccactgacGACGAGTACTACCTAGGAGACGGGGACGCTGAGAAGGAGACAGAACTGTGA
- the zmp:0000000991 gene encoding mucin-2 isoform X1, whose translation METELAQPGKMSTRDAVDSRIPGADREETEAREAPDQGRNRTEQNFCTRRRQVVSQSGASGCLVQKEERHGNQTRTGQEVDQSHDNYRRGRELTGLTVGSSGSLTPRVGQGDGHGPSVVLNRKQLQTRFTSYISLRFPPKRRRKSHLKENTPGELRCSVQDTAGPRGVSQQVNRRIPHPELSVEPVSHLLSLEKTSHPVQDDVATPPTGSGYLTLDQRHTPCLAFGQQRQTTDNGTTDTGPAAVEAQSLEPPTTDTQQLQPTDTQRCQPTATKSTVNSMTLGVSSELTNLERPDPTGSDTPVAATACTSSPGVDECFGKGSVRVVTRNYSDLDSSSVPALPAAMLSSTVVSVLAPNWATRRRQKKAEQEAQGSQQEVIEGGRLSSLRNTREVTSKTMREPAGERGDTPGSPSQWRAPSLGRGGTQSGHGDSTRPVSPISSSMVSRTAALPLSREQHAQQGISQAGRYGDQLSFLSSKPKTSSLLLSLRRVNSASPSHSKTAPPTLSRSINDRAAGSSIPQSSSASTNDSERERSKSLLSSSSTPYRTKERSWPHHLSTSPNQKEADTSTSHLFSTSPNHQEPEAASFSNPSMTSRVYPTPSYFPKHTTLSSGLKMLSSTELELTKEDNITSSRVSDFLTRPLPWGTQLDSSSWSKNVTKDQSFCSSSSPLRPTNNLNNKIRDNTNNMFPSSDSSNKTVQGIQANINSTWKPQNTNNTNNNYLSQLGHHGNLSKFPDLCANTPPLSLTVTPQEPGDQHTHASHTHTSPTQPTDTLPSHTHTLFQSHQDLSPTDDPGETQVQKPRSLSSVYYNTRMSSALRPTTFSSSTMDLSRTEPGLDRGHSGEHLTQLRSHNPGSLFSSSPASSSSPPVPSSYTPRPCSFSPFSSGPVSTTLCSTDPSPSPSYSSSSTPQPLLPYHTTSNKLSKATPATTPTNTNTTSQPFSPNNSHTPSLSPNTSHTPNSPSPPGFPLSPHSSLTQGMKLRPPVEPREVASRAAWQNSVELHGGETTTRGQRFPPGSPPGLTRPLSPSGRLRSVEGPSIYASLRSGGPSWATSPRSPPAARSSSLPVWRGGRETPRPSHSFPDSAGRKEGEEREREGEKKREEREKERRKKEQKVSAGSSLKFTFDHTGNGASGTIPQRKFSKENTSSSPSNAPLSLQSDFGSRSSKFSPPPYQTLKANSPTRTSPTSPTTYLSKSPSKSLSPSPHYTFPISPPISPYSPILAHKRTSLWDLSKDVVTENNRANHSNNTAQTVQDCVALHSLRTETHVDDITRPSPTPFLSANVDKPLPPSARVTVVETLVYRIPSCSSSSKDGVQLKHSYSGLQAPCTVITNSDPLQIAHRRELTGGISCQSQQISNDSNALGQQCPPTGQIKGNVLEHTDKGWREREIPVTEKKSDREWRERDSPPEALPPSQGNRRGLFRNKRERTASITPAATLARGRETAQTERDKRDVQRREGEAERGERGNERDKRGLTKMDLILQRLKQTFNIKWPNDELPSRRKRTSPPTSDPSATPGAEVASETSNRGRGQGREIQRDSSSSLQPSLAQGSRGEGGGEGGRGGECVQTNRERTGPDIPPEGTGTGHPQVGVLRGQGGDQNRQWSSMIDLSHPDPHRSPLYSPSSPLSRKDWGGDNVFYSPTMQPRWGRKKATSLCEPGDGEIKGQELEVRGRGGVLASYSSYADLKYGLAAGRSISVSSVLSSRPFGPGRISTGPGMVSVSNLTDPDDAAATSGGVAAWVDHSSASKGDWLMSNRSGFRSLPRYSTRGLEVTSPGQVRSTSLDTSHFLWVSEGPPTPPLTPPSRRMSRSPSTSPSSPPCSAGGRVSPDSQASRGHLPSRGYVSSLSAFEESDADSDASSDTTTDDEYYLGDGDAEKETEL comes from the exons ATGGAAACAGAACTGGCTCAGCCAGGTAAAATGTCAACACGTGACGCGGTGGATTCTAGAATTCCAGGCGCggacagggaggagacagaagcGCGAGAGGCTCCAGACCAAGGGAGAAACAGAACGGAGCAGAACTTCTGCACAAG GCGACGACAGGTTGTGAGTCAGAGTGGAGCGTCGGGGTGCCTTGTTCAGAAGGAGGAACGCCATGGGAACCAGACCAGGACTGGCCAGGAAGTCGACCAGTCACATGACAACtataggagaggaagagaactcacag GTTTGACTGTTGGATCATCTGGTAGCCTCACACCCAGAGTGGGGCAGGGGGACGGACATGGGCCATCTGTGGTTCTGAACAGGAAACAGCTCCAGACCAGGTTCACCTCCTACATCTCCTTAAGATTTCCACCCAAACGCAGGAGGAAGTCCCACCTCAAAGAAAACACACCAGGAGAACTTAG GTGTTCTGTCCAAGACACAGCAGGTCCCAGGGGGGTCTCACAG CAGGTCAACAGAAGAATCCCTCATCCTGAGCTTTCTGTGGAACCAGTGAGCCACCTACTATCATTGGAAAAAACCTCCCACCCAGTCCAAGACGATGTGGCCACGCCCCCAACAGGAAGTGGATATTTGACATTAGACCAGAGACACACTCCTTGCCTTGCCTTCGGACAGCAGAGACAGACTACAGACAATGGAACCACTGACACAGGCCCAGCAGCTGTAGAAGCACAGAGCCTTGAACCtcccaccacagacacacagcagctccaaccCACTGACACTCAGAGATGTCAACCTACTGCCACAAAAAGTACTGTCAACTCAATGACATTGGGTGTCTCTTCTGAACTAACTAACTTAGAAAGACCAGACCCTACAGGAAGTGACACCCCTGTAGCAGCGACCGCATGCACAAGCTCACCAGGGGTAGATGAGTGTTTTGGTAAAGGATCTGTAAGGGTTGTGACCCGGAACTATTCAGACTTAGACTCTTCAAGCGTTCCAGCCCTCCCGGCAGCCATGTTGTCCTCCACCGTGGTGTCGGTGCTCGCCCCAAACTGGGCCACACGCCGACGACAGAAGAAAGCTGAACAGGAAGCCCAGGgcagccaacaggaagtgaTTGAGGGGGGAAGGCTTTCGTCGTTGCGAAACACCCGGGAGGTAACCTCTAAAACTATGAGAGAGCcagcgggagagaggggggatacgCCTGGTTCCCCATCCCAGTGGAGGGCTCCTTCTCTGGGTCGCGGTGGAACACAGAGCGGTCACGGTGATAGTACCCGCCCtgtctctcccatctcctcttccaTGGTATCACGAACTGCCGCCTTACCCCTCTCTCGAGAACAGCATGCACAACAGGGGATATCCCAGGCAGGTCGTTATGGAGACCAACTGTCATTTCTGAGCTCTAAACCGAAAACTAGTAGCCTGCTTCTTTCTCTTAGAAGGGTCAATTCTGCTAGCCCCTCCCACTCAAAGACAGCCCCTCCCACTCTGTCCAGGTCAATCAATGACAGAGCAGCAGGGTCATCTATACCACAGTCCTCTTCAGCCTCAACCAATGACAGCGAACGAGAGAGGTCAAAGTCCCTCCTTTCGTCATCTTCCACCCCTTACAGGACAAAAGAGAGGTCCTGGCCCCACCATCTATCAACATCCCCCAatcagaaagaagcagacacatCTACGTCACACCTTTTTTCAACCTCACCCAATCACCAGGAACCTGAGGCTGCCTCCTTCTCCAACCCCTCCATGACCTCTAGAGTGTACCCCACCCCTTCCTACTTCCCTAAACACACCACTCTTTCCAGCGGCCTGAAGATGCTGTCCTCCACAGAACTAGAACTGACCAAAGAGGATAACATCACTTCTTCCAGAGTGTCAGACTTCCTGACGAGACCCCTTCCCTGGGGCACCCAGCTTGACTCCTCTTCCTGGAGCAAGAATGTGACCAAGGACCAGAGTTTTTGTAGCTCAAGCTCTCCTCTTCGCCCCACAAACAATCTCAACAACAAGATAAGAGATAACACAAACAATATGTTCCCTTCCTCAGACTCTTCTAATAAGACTGTGCAAGGAATACAAGCCAATATCAACTCAACCTGGAAACCTCAAAACaccaacaacacaaacaacaactaCTTGAGTCAGTTAGGTCATCATGGAAACCTCAGTAAGTTCCCAGACTTGTGTGCTAACACCCCACCGCTCAGCCTAACTGTGACTCCTCAGGAGCCTggggaccagcacacacacgcctcacacactcacacctctcccacacagcccacagacaccctcccctcacacacacacactctgtttcagAGTCACCAGGATCTCAGTCCTACAGACGACCCAGGCGAGACGCAGGTCCAGAAGCCTCGCAGTCTGTCTAGTGTTTACTACAACACTAGGATGAGCAGTGCTCTGAGACCCACCACATTCAGCAGTTCCACCATGGACCTGAGCAGAACAGAACCAGGCCTGGACCGTGGGCACAGTGGAGAACATCTCACTCAGCTCCGCTCACACAACCCTGGATCCttattctcctcctcccctgcctcctcctcctctcccccagtccccTCCAGCTACACCCCCCGACCCTGCAGTTTCAGCCCCTTCTCCTCGGGACCTGTCTCAACAACCCTCTGCTCCACCGACCCTTCACCTTCCCCTAgctactcttcctcctccacccctcagcccctcctTCCTTACCATACCACCTCTAACAAGCTCTCAAAAGCAACACCTGCCACCACGCCCACAAACACTAATACCACTTCTCAGCCTTTCTCTCCCAACAACTCCCACacgccctccctctcacctaaCACTTCCCATACACCCAACTCCCCAAGCCCCCCTGGCTTCCCACTCTCCCCACACAGCTCTCTTACCCAGGGAATGAAACTGCGCCCCCCAGTGGAGCCCAGGGAGGTGGCGTCGCGGGCCGCCTGGCAGAACTCAGTGGAGCTGCACGGCGGGGAAActaccaccagggggcagcgtTTTCCCCCTGGGAGCCCCCCAGGCCTCACCAGGCCCTTGTCCCCCTCCGGACGTCTCCGGAGCGTAGAGGGCCCATCCATCTACGCCTCCCTGCGGTCGGGGGGTCCCTCTTGGGCCACTTCTCCTCGGTCGCCCCCTGCGGCTCGCAGCTCCAGCCTGccagtgtggagggggggcagagaaacACCGCGCCCCTCCCACTCCTTTCCTGACTcagcagggaggaaggagggagaggagagagagagggagggagagaaaaaaagggaggaaagagagaaagagcggaGGAAGAAGGAACAGAAAGTGTCTGCTGGCAGCTCTTTAAAGTTCACGTTTGACCATACTGGGAATGGTGCAAGTGGAACAATACCACAGAGAAAGTTCTCAAAGGAGAacacttcttcctctccctccaatgctcctctctccctccagtcagACTTTGGCAGCAGGTCCAGCAAGttcagcccccctccctaccaAACACTCAAGGCTAACTCCCCAACTCGCACATCCCCAACCTCACCAACCACTTACCTCTCTAAATCACCCTCTaaatccctctccccctccccacactacactttccccatctctcccccaatCTCCCCCTACTCACCCATCCTCGCTCACAAGAGGACTAGCTTGTGGGACCTTTCAAAGGACGTTGTCACAGAGAACAATCGTGCCAACCACAGCAATAACACTGCCCAGACCGTCCAAGATTGTGTGGCTCTCCACTCATTACGCACAGAGACTCATGTTGATGACATCACCAGGCCCTCGCCTACCCCTTTTCTGTCTGCCAATGTGGACaaacctctccccccctctgcacGTGTCACCGTCGTGGAGACACTGGTCTACAGGattccttcctgttcctccagcTCCAAAGATGGCGTCCAACTCAAACACTCCTACTCCGGTCTGCAGGCTCCATGCACTGTCATCACCAACTCTGACCCCTTACAGATAGCACATCGCAGAGAGTTGACTGGAGGAATCAGCTGCCAATCACAGCAGATTTCAAATGACAGTAATGCATTAGGTCAACAGTGCCCTCCCACTGGTCAGATTAAAGGTAACGTGTTGGAGCATACTGacaaaggatggagagagagagagattcctgTTACTGAGAAgaagagtgacagagagtggagagagagagacagtccccCTGaagccctgccccccagccagGGCAACAGAAGAGGACTGTTCAGAAATAAGAGAGAGCGAACGGCTAGTATCACTCCTGCTGCTACACtagctagagggagagagaccgcccagactgagagagataagagagatgtacaaagaagagagggggaggcggagagaggagagaggggaaacgaAAGAGACAAGAGGGGGCTGACCAAGATGGACCTGATCCTCCAGCGACTCAAACAGACGTTCAACATCAAATGGCCAAACGATGAGCTCCCATCGCGACGGAAGAGGACGTCCCCtccgacctctgaccccagcgcTACCCCTGGCGCCGAGGTCGCCTCCGAGACGAGCAACAGAGGACGTGGGCAggggagagaaatacagagagacagcagtagctctctccagccctccttagcccaggggagcagaggggagggaggaggtgaaggaggaagagggggggaatgTGTCCAGACTAACAGAGAAAGGACAGGACcagacattcccccagagggaACCGGGACTGGACATCCACAAGTTGGTGTGTTGAGAGGTCAGGGTGGGGATCAGAACAGACAATGGTCCAGCATGATAGACCTCAGTCACCCAGATCCACACAGGAgccccctctactccccctcatcccccctcagtAGAAAGGATTGGGGGGGTGACAATGTGTTCTACAGCCCCACAATGCAGCCCAgatgggggaggaagaaggCCACCTCCCTCTGTGAGCCAGGGGACGGGGAGATCAAAGGCCAGGAGTtagaggtcaggggtcgggGGGGTGTTCTGGCCTCCTACTCGTCGTACGCGGACCTGAAGTACGGTCTCGCAGCAGGACGCTCAATCTCTGTGAGTTCTGTTCTGTCCTCCAGACCCTTCGGTCCTGGCCGCATCTCAACTGGACCAGGCATGGTCAGTGTCAGCAACCTCACTGACCCTGATGATGCCGCTGCTACGTCTGGAGGGGTCGCTGCCTGGGTGGATCACAGCAGCGCCAGCAAAGGGGATTGGTTAATGTCCAATAGGAGTGGGTTCCGATCACTGCCTAGATACAGCACCAGGGGCTTAGAGGTTACCTCCCCAGGCCAGGTGCGCTCCACCAGCCTGGACACCTCGCACTTCCTGTGGGTCTCAGAGggtcccccaaccccccctctgactcctccctccagacggatgtcccgctcccccagcacttctccctcctcccccccctgctcgGCAGGTGGCAGGGTGTCACCAGACagccaggcctctagggggcaCCTGCCCTCCAGGGGTTATGtatccagcctctcagccttcGAGGAGTCGGATGCAGACTCGGATGCcagctctgacaccaccactgacGACGAGTACTACCTAGGAGACGGGGACGCTGAGAAGGAGACAGAACTGTGA